The Micrococcales bacterium sequence GCCTTCTCCGACGGCAGGGTCATGCCCAACCCGCCGGGGCCGCCGCCCATGGGTCCGCCGGGCCGCGGGCCGGGCGCGGGGCGCGTCATCGCCATGACGGACCCCCACTGCTCGCGATTGTGACGAAGGTGCGGCCCCCAGAACCCCGTTTGTGACGAAGGTGAGGGGTCACACCCCCGGGAACCCCGCACCTTCGTGACAAACCACCATGACCGCGCGGCAACTTCGTCACAAAGGCACGGTGGGGGCCCGCACCCCCTGCCGGCCGAGTGTGAAGTATCGCGACAACGTCGTCACAAAGCCGCCTCATGACGCCTCCGCCGCGGTCAGCTGCGAGTACACGATCTCCTGGTACGTCTCGCAGGTGTCCATCAGCTGCTCGTGCGTACCCACCCCCACGACCCGGCCGCCGTCGAGCACCACGATCTGGTCGGCGTGCCGGATGGTGCTGACCCGCTGCGCCACGATGATCACCGCGGCCTGCCGGGTGCGCTGGGCCAGCGCCGCCCGCAGCCGCGCATCAGTCGCATAGTCCAGCGCGGAGAACGAGTCGTCGAAGATGTAGATGGGACAGGGCCGCACCAGTGCCCGCGCGATGCTCAACCGCTGCCGCTGACCGCCCGAGACGTTCGTCCCGCCCTGGTCGATCGGCGCGTCGAGCCCCTCGGGCGTCTCTCGGACGAAGTCGGCCTGCGCGACGTCGAGCGCCTCCCACACCTGCTCGTCGGTGGCCTCCGGCTGCCCGAAGCGCACGTTGGAGCCCACCGAGCCGGTGAACAGGAATGCCTTCTGCGGGACCAGCCCGAGGTAGGACCAGAGGTCCTCCTGCGCGAATTCCCGCACATCCACCCCGTCGACGAGCACCTGCCCGCCGGTCACGTCGTAGAGCCGCGGGATGAGGTTGACCAGGGTGGTTTTGCCGGCGCCCGTCGAACCCACGACGGCGGTGGTCTGCCCGGGGCGGATCGTGAGGTTCACGTCGCACAGCACCGGGTCCTCCGCGCCGGGGTAGCGGAACTCGACGCCCCGGAACTCCACGACGCCGGTGCGCTCCGGCGGTTGGGCGGGCTGCACCGGATCGGTCACCTTCGGTTCGGTGTCCAGCACCGCCGAGATGCGTTCGGCCGAGGCCGCCGCCCGCGGCACCATCACCATGAGCATCACGGCCATCATGACGCTGAACAGGATCTGCATGATGTAGGCCAGGAACGCCGTCAGGTCCCCGATCTGCATGTCGCCGGAGTCGACCAGGTGCCCGCCGAACCAGATGACCGCGACGGACGACAGGTTGAACACGAGCATCAGTGACGGCATCGTCAGCGCGAAGAGCCGCGTGACCCGCAGGGAGACGTCGGTGAGGTCC is a genomic window containing:
- a CDS encoding ABC transporter ATP-binding protein; translation: MITFIGRFLRPYRAALVIVVVLLTMQVIANLYLPFLNADIINNGVVTGDIGYIVRLGALMLAISLGLAVISVVAVYFSARTAMAFGRDVRAALFRSVERFSLREVNTFGAPSLITRTTNDVQQVQMLVLMGLTMMIAAPLTAIGGVIMALRTDVQLSALLLVIIPVMGVVIGILMSKMVPLFRVMQVKIDRINSVLRENLAGIRVIRAFVRTEHEELRFAGANEDLTDVSLRVTRLFALTMPSLMLVFNLSSVAVIWFGGHLVDSGDMQIGDLTAFLAYIMQILFSVMMAVMLMVMVPRAAASAERISAVLDTEPKVTDPVQPAQPPERTGVVEFRGVEFRYPGAEDPVLCDVNLTIRPGQTTAVVGSTGAGKTTLVNLIPRLYDVTGGQVLVDGVDVREFAQEDLWSYLGLVPQKAFLFTGSVGSNVRFGQPEATDEQVWEALDVAQADFVRETPEGLDAPIDQGGTNVSGGQRQRLSIARALVRPCPIYIFDDSFSALDYATDARLRAALAQRTRQAAVIIVAQRVSTIRHADQIVVLDGGRVVGVGTHEQLMDTCETYQEIVYSQLTAAEAS